The Podospora bellae-mahoneyi strain CBS 112042 chromosome 7, whole genome shotgun sequence genome includes a window with the following:
- a CDS encoding hypothetical protein (EggNog:ENOG503P53B; COG:S), producing MNVAIKILEKKALKKLGKDKTNTNSENPYLEKVPVYKNGKVAKYKTQERPIPQGLSKNDANILRKIRRRAYRWDMGFSCCCIPIRFGWSAIIGLIPVIGDFADFLMALALIKKASKVDGGLPKRLYGMMFTNIMLDLAIGFIPLIGDIADVFYRANTKNAWLLDAFLTEKAKALQAGVVQDPETGSIVEMPDELAGAEGDRDVETGVTRTGTMPSLATPAAVTPARSGRQTGDMTAAPQSALVAPVRNLTPPRAPIGGGLPGRQITPKQDPRDNRGKAGRR from the exons ATGAACGTGGCCATCAAAAtcctggagaagaaggctctcaagaagctggggaaggaCAAGACAAATACCAACTCGGAGAACCCTTACCTCGAAAAAGTCCCGGTCTACAAGAACGGAAAGGTCGCAAAGTACAAGACTCAGGAGAGACCTATTCCCCAAGGGCTTTCCAAGAATGACGCCAATATTCTCAGAAAGATCCGCCGAAGAGCCTATCGTTGGGACATGGGGTTCAGTTGTTGCTGCATTCCCATCCGGTTCGGCTGGTCCGCCATCATCGGTTTGATTCCTGT CATTGGCGACTTTGCAGATTTCCTCATGGCTCTTGctctcatcaagaaggcctCAAAGGTCGATGGTGGTCTTCCCAAGCGTCTGTATGGCATGATGTTCACCAACATCATGCTTGATCTGGCAATCGGTTTTATCCCTCTCATTGGCGACATCGCGGACGTATTCTACCGAGCCAACACTAAGAATGCCTGGCTGCTCGACGCTTTCTTGAcggaaaaggcaaaggcgcTCCAGGCTGGTGTCGTTCAGGATCCAGAGACGGGCAGTATTGTCGAGATGCCGGACGAACTTGCAGGGGCCGAGGGGGATCGGGATGTCGAAACCGGGGTCACAAGAACGGGTACGATGCCATCGCTTGCCACTCCAGCCGCCGTAACGCCGGCACGCTCTGGACGGCAGACAGGGGACATGACAGCGGCCCCGCAAAGTGCACTGGTAGCTCCTGTGAGGAATCTTACACCACCGCGAGCTCCGATCGGGGGAGGCCTTCCGGGTCGTCAGATTACACCAAAGCAGGACCCCAGAGACAATCGTGGGAAGGCTGGTCGGAGATAG